The genomic region AACAGTTATATTCCTCATGAGGCTCTAGAACAACTTATTTAAATTGTATTTACTTGATTCAAGATTGCATAATTTCATATGTAAAATAAACGCAATAGTTGCATGGATTCTTCGCCGAAAGACGCAGCTGACTTTAACACTTACTAATAATCAGTATAGTGGCCACCTTTGCCAAAGTGGTCGATAAAGAAGCCTGTGAGCGGGGCGAAGACCATTCCGCCAATCGAGCCGTAGATCCTTTGCAGTCCGTAGTCATAGCCATACTCCTTAAGTATGGCCACTACGGCCACCTCAAACAGCGTGTACGTCAGCCCAATGAAGAGCTTGCTCAGTACATTGGCGGTGACAAAAAGCCAAAAACTCAGTGCCACGTTATGTACTATACTATGTGGTCGCTCTACACAGGTTTTGTTATGGGGAACAGTCACTTGACAGTGGAAAAGACAATCGACCGCGGCTTTGATCTCTATAAAATCTGGAGAGTCTTCTTGTATGGTGATCTTCGGAACGGAAACTTTCTTGGGAATACGGCCTTTGAGGCACTCGAAGCTACGGAGTTCTTCGGCAGACATTGTGAAATTGACAACCGGAATCTTAGGTTTTATCGCGGTCGATTTCTGAGAGATGTAACCTTAGGTTGTGGATCATAAATGATTTGGGCATATTTTCATAGCTCAAGGTCTTGTTGAGGTTCTTCCTGAAGCATTTCTGCGTCTGCTGCACGTCGTCTTTGCTGTTTTGGATTTTGCACATGTGATGCAACAAAGGGTTAACTGCTAGTAGCAGCTTGGCTTTCTTCATAGTTTTAAGCAGATTTGCAGGATATTCAATTGCTGGTTCTGGACACAGGTAGCCACAGTCTTTGGCTTCCACCGAAGAAATAGTAAGAGTTTTGTTGAAGAAGTCACAATTGTTCTTATCCTTCTTGGGTGCGTTTGGTGTGAGAACGAATTCCGAATCGCAGGTGAGGCTGAAGGAGACCGTGTTGGAGTAGTTGGGTGTGGTACGAGCTGGAGGGACAGCCAGGTAGATTAGGGACACGAAGCCACTAAGCGCCACAGTAAACACCAGAATACACTGAAATGGAACTTAAGGTTAGAGGAAATTGCAGAAGGCCATAGCCAATGCTAATCAGCTCTTTCTTATCCCTAACCAAACTCCTTCATATATAAATGTTTAGTCTAAGATTGGAACAATCCAGCTATCCCAAATTGTATAAGAATAACATATAagtatgaaggtaactgcagaagacctattggccccatacgaggcagctcctatttatatccaatctcatacatatatgtctaacctacgcttgaaacaatcaagggattctGCTTCTATTATGCTACACATATCAACAACCCTCTTTCCAAACCAGAATGTATCAAGGTCTTTACTGAATCAAAAATTATCCAATTTGTATCATCACTTGTTCTGTTTTATGTTAATATATTTAGTACCTTAATAGGGTTCCCTTCGTATACTCTTTCACTCATCTGTACACTACTGGCTAGGTAAGTGGAATGTGAAAGACACTGACGGATGATAATGTTTGCAGACCATTAAGATCATAATAAAGTCTTATTGGACCAGAGCCAATAAAACCTGTCTTGGTCTGCtcacaggaaccgggaaacatgaGGGTAATGGCTTGGGCAGCAATAGGTCGAGACGGTCCTATCTACACAAGGTGCAGGCACCAGTAAAATTTGTGCCTTTTTCGTCCACAGTGAACAAATACAGCTAAATCTAGTGTGAGGGACATCGTAGCCGTATATACTTTCCGGTCTCGGTACCAGGAATAAACAGTTGTACCATCACTACGTCTGTGTTTACCAATACCCCCAAAGTCTCAACAGTTGAAGTAGATTATTATACAATAATTAACTCCCTCAGGATGGCAAAAGTTTGAATTGTATATATCTGTTTATCTCTATATTTATCCTGACTAAGATACATTTGTAGTTGTGTTTGGTGTGGTCTTTCTGACTGATTGGTTGACATTCATTTTTATTCATAAGTGATTTATGATAAACTTTATGCAAATTTATGCAGTTGTGGCTGGACTGAACAGGTGTACATCCACGAAACAATTGTAACTTACAAATAAAGCAGTGAGACATATTAGTAAAACATACAGCATAAGAATCTATAATGGTAAAGGGTGTTCCCCCTCACttttatttttaataaaaatGAGTTTATCTCTTCTTAAATTAATTTATAAATCAGTTCTTTTCTTGTGCTTGCTGGTCTTGCCTGCTGTGCTTGCAGGAATATCTTACTTGCAGGAACTAAGCTTGCAGCCTCCTGTTTGAAAGGCATAAATATCGCATCAAACTCACTCTGAAGTTGCCGATCTTGTCAGCTATAACTCCGGCGACCAGCGGGGCGAAAACCGGAATAATTGGACCAATGGTGAAGACGAACCCGGTCTCTTGGAGCGTCAACCCCAATGCCCTTAGCAGCAGCGTGGTGAAGGGCGCCACGCATTGCGTCGCTgcaaggaagagagagggagaagggaggatTACAGGTCGTCGTCTGCAGTTTAGAAAGAAGCCTGTTAATGCATCCCTATTTTAAAGGACATGTGTGATAGCATATGAATGAATAATAACCTTACCAGAGTTTAATACatcctgcgggctcaccatagcccgtgctacttggaactttgttccaggtagcgaatctttaacaacaacaacaacttaccaGAGCTATACTGTGCCTTTTCTCTAGAAACTTTTGTTGGAAGGCTTTTGTAATTCCTCGTcgcaaattaataaataatattgtGTTACAAGCCATAGAAGACATGTTTCAGTATTATTCTGAACTGAAAATGTTTAACAAAATAAGCCTAATAAGCACATGGAATACAACTTTGAATACAAAACTAAATGCAAACTTTCATGATGGTGATGTTCTCTGGGATGAAGTCAAATAGTCGACACAATCAACATAATGCATTGAATTTACTCAAGCATAGATTGTCTTCCTGTTGAGGCTTGGCTTGTTTACTGGGCGAGGTAAGACTGTCTACCTTCCTCGCTATAAGCTGATTGTTTACTGAGAGCTGACCTGTTCTAATGTGTAGATTCCTTACTTACGTAAGCGTGCGTCATCTGCTCGCTGCAAGTTGGCTACTTAACAAATCATTGTTTGCCAATATAGCGAAGCATGGATTAGCTCCTTATCAAGGCATAAATTGGTTGCTTAAACAGGCATATATTGGCAATCTTTCGACATGTAGGTTGTCCTCACCTCGGACAACATACCGAGACGGGGCATGGCAACGTACCGAGGCGGGGCTTGACCACATACCGAGGCGGGGCATGGCAACGTACCGAGGCGGGGCTTGACCACATACCGAGGCGGGGCATGGCAACGTACCGAGGCGGGGCTTGACCACATACCGAAGCAAGGGTTGGCCACTTACCGCCCATAATGATGAAGAAGGTGAGCTTGATCGGTACTAGTTTCGGGTTGACAAAATCGCCCCAGCAAGTGACGGCGGCCCGACGGCTTCCTTCTCTCAGCCGCTGGCCTCTCTGGCGGGCCCTCCACGACAGCTGTTGTCGGGTGCTCATCCTGCAACTAAGGTCTCGTCCTATAAGAGATTTAAGGTCGAGTGAGAGGGCCACCTTCCCCGTCTTTCAAGGGTCTCGGGTCATATAACATATTTTCACGAAGTTCTGCAAGATATCAATACTTATGGTTAAGGAGTCAATTGAGGGC from Procambarus clarkii isolate CNS0578487 chromosome 83, FALCON_Pclarkii_2.0, whole genome shotgun sequence harbors:
- the LOC123768666 gene encoding LOW QUALITY PROTEIN: uncharacterized protein (The sequence of the model RefSeq protein was modified relative to this genomic sequence to represent the inferred CDS: deleted 1 base in 1 codon) produces the protein MSTRQQLSWRARQRGQRLREGSRRAAVTCWGDFVNPKLVPIKLTFFIIMGATQCVAPFTTLLLRALGLTLQETGFVFTIGPIIPVFAPLVAGVIADKIGNFRCILVFTVALSGFVSLIYLAVPPARTTPNYSNTVSFSLTCDSEFVLTPNAPKKDKNNCDFFNKTLTISSVEAKDCGYLCPEPAIEYPANLLKTMKKAKLLLAVNPLLHHMCKIQNSKDDVQQTQKCFRKNLNKTLSYENMPKSFMIHNLRLHLSEIDRDKPKIPVVNFTMSAEELRSFECLKGRIPKKVSVPKITIQEDSPDFIEIKAAVDCLFHCQVTVPHNKTCVERPHSIVHNVALSFWLFVTANVLSKLFIGLTYTLFEVAVVAILKEYGYDYGLQRIYGSIGGMVFAPLTGFFIDHFGKGGHYTDYYVMFILYCGLKVLCAFLLMKVDLRFKVPSRSICKDIGSLFRNLEVIMLLGVVFISGMCYGFIENFLPWHLRDLGATNWFIGLLTTIASIAALPFLACSGAICKKFGNFQAIAFGLVCYSIRCIGYSLIKDYYWCAPFELLEGVTTGLLVTAAIIYGAQLSSKTNLATLQGVLATLHYGLGKSAGSLLGGYLMSNLKAPFTFQVFSGISLISAFCYYLLGKLIIMPRQAIVLKRRQEIMAMPIETISRRDHKKLSDLKNITKGSDKLPKDQQRGRSPLPIIENAQVHMGENGNLDETQMTDLPADDTMISLDETFVENDAEKKEQN